A window from Armatimonadota bacterium encodes these proteins:
- the icd gene encoding NADP-dependent isocitrate dehydrogenase — MPNPITNGPNGLVVPDDPIIPFIEGDGTGPDIWRSSVRVFDAAVEKAYGGRKSVAWQEVLAGEKAFNETGSWLPDATLEAFQKYLVGIKGPLTTPVGGGIRSLNVALRQILDLYICLRPVRWFTGVPSPVKDPGAVDMVIFRENTEDIYAGIEFAAGSEEAQKVLDFFAKEFPKQFEKIRFGTVEKTQAFMSATGQPGEASVQVGLGLKAVSWQGTGRLVYGAIQYAIANHRKSVTLVHKGNIMKFTEGYFRDAGYDIAEQVFGAQTYTWRQWEKTKAARGEEAANAEQKAALDSGKILIKDAIADITLQQVLTRPRDFEVIATLNLNGDYLSDALAAQVGGIGIAPGGNINTVTGHAIFEATHGTAPKYAGKDVVNPCSVILSGEMMFRHMGWTEAADLILKGVEGAISSKRVTYDFARLMDGATEIRCSEFGDNIIAHM, encoded by the coding sequence ATGCCCAATCCGATTACGAACGGCCCAAACGGCCTCGTGGTTCCCGACGATCCCATTATCCCCTTCATCGAGGGCGACGGAACGGGTCCCGACATCTGGCGATCCAGCGTTCGCGTGTTCGATGCTGCCGTCGAAAAGGCGTATGGCGGCAGAAAATCGGTCGCTTGGCAGGAAGTCCTGGCCGGAGAGAAGGCGTTCAACGAGACCGGGAGCTGGCTTCCCGATGCGACCTTGGAGGCCTTCCAAAAATACCTTGTCGGGATCAAAGGCCCGCTCACGACGCCGGTCGGCGGAGGCATTCGCAGCCTGAATGTGGCCCTGAGGCAGATCCTCGACCTCTATATCTGCCTGCGCCCGGTGCGATGGTTCACCGGCGTGCCCAGCCCGGTGAAGGACCCTGGCGCGGTGGACATGGTGATCTTCCGCGAGAACACGGAGGACATCTATGCGGGCATCGAATTTGCCGCCGGCAGTGAGGAAGCGCAGAAGGTGCTCGACTTCTTCGCCAAGGAGTTTCCCAAGCAGTTTGAGAAGATCCGGTTCGGCACGGTGGAGAAGACTCAAGCCTTCATGAGCGCCACCGGACAACCTGGCGAAGCATCGGTCCAGGTCGGACTTGGCCTAAAGGCGGTTAGTTGGCAAGGCACGGGCCGGCTGGTCTATGGGGCCATCCAGTACGCCATCGCGAACCACCGTAAGAGCGTGACCTTGGTCCACAAGGGCAACATCATGAAGTTCACGGAAGGCTACTTCCGGGACGCCGGCTACGACATCGCCGAACAGGTTTTCGGGGCGCAGACCTACACCTGGCGGCAATGGGAGAAGACCAAGGCCGCCCGGGGCGAAGAGGCCGCCAATGCCGAGCAGAAGGCCGCGCTCGACTCCGGCAAGATCCTAATCAAGGACGCGATCGCCGACATCACCCTCCAGCAGGTGCTCACCAGGCCGCGGGATTTTGAAGTCATCGCGACCCTGAACCTCAACGGCGACTACCTCAGCGATGCGCTCGCGGCGCAGGTCGGCGGCATCGGGATCGCCCCGGGCGGGAACATCAACACCGTCACCGGCCACGCGATCTTCGAGGCCACCCACGGCACCGCGCCGAAGTATGCCGGTAAAGACGTCGTCAACCCGTGCTCTGTGATTCTCTCGGGAGAGATGATGTTCCGCCACATGGGCTGGACGGAGGCGGCGGACCTGATTCTGAAGGGTGTCGAGGGCGCCATTAGCTCAAAGCGGGTCACTTATGACTTTGCCAGGCTCATGGACGGCGCGACCGAGATCAGGTGCTCCGAGTTCGGGGACAATATCATCGCACATATGTAG
- a CDS encoding DUF433 domain-containing protein — translation MDYRAHISINPAVRSGKPCVKGTRITVFDVLDSMSSGMSVEEIVSDFPQLTREAVLACLGYAADRERKVSPTRA, via the coding sequence ATGGACTACCGAGCTCACATCTCGATCAATCCAGCGGTTCGATCCGGCAAGCCATGTGTGAAGGGCACACGCATCACTGTGTTTGACGTGCTGGATTCCATGTCAAGCGGGATGTCCGTCGAAGAGATCGTCTCAGACTTCCCGCAGTTGACCCGTGAGGCCGTCCTGGCTTGTCTCGGTTACGCAGCCGATCGGGAAAGAAAGGTCTCGCCGACAAGGGCATGA
- a CDS encoding DUF5615 family PIN-like protein, with protein sequence MKLLLDENLSPRLVSLLADSFELVSDVVTEGLMGQPDEAVANHAIDNGLTIVSKDSDLVEAAVGSNGLQRVIWIRLGNCSTQAVYLLLNSSPIEFQISRRRMMQCWNCPSTPQAAP encoded by the coding sequence ATGAAGCTCCTACTCGACGAAAACTTGTCTCCAAGGCTCGTGTCTCTGCTCGCAGATTCGTTTGAACTGGTTTCAGATGTTGTCACTGAAGGGCTCATGGGACAGCCCGATGAGGCGGTTGCCAACCACGCGATCGACAATGGACTAACGATCGTGAGCAAAGACTCCGATCTTGTTGAGGCCGCCGTTGGCAGCAATGGCTTACAGAGAGTCATTTGGATTCGATTGGGCAACTGCTCAACTCAAGCGGTGTATCTGCTGCTGAACAGTAGCCCCATCGAATTTCAGATTTCGAGGCGTCGGATGATGCAGTGTTGGAACTGCCCTAGTACCCCCCAGGCGGCGCCTTAG
- a CDS encoding DUF433 domain-containing protein has protein sequence MKPGNKLQSFDRLTSNTLIASAIVLVLALPFNGVMGVGYGPKWAAESRIQMASALALTLVVLCSGCSIRGGVLYKKCVWVTVACLLGIAFWMWAPSWLNLSACIVMAGMGFTSIYLQLNQPAEACSQPMPSALQSPSSSNGKVDRRVLADPEAETIVSVSKGIVQETGASGSVLIFDGTDIPVRTVLAGLANGKTTGDLLQEFPMLTEEHIHAAIAYSAASMIASPPAESARQGPRLH, from the coding sequence TTGAAACCGGGAAACAAGCTGCAGAGCTTTGATCGTTTGACAAGCAATACGCTCATTGCGTCCGCCATCGTGCTCGTCTTGGCGCTGCCCTTCAATGGCGTCATGGGAGTTGGCTACGGGCCAAAGTGGGCCGCCGAATCTCGCATCCAGATGGCCAGCGCGTTGGCCTTGACCTTGGTAGTGCTGTGTAGCGGATGCTCCATTCGGGGAGGGGTTCTTTACAAGAAGTGCGTTTGGGTGACCGTTGCCTGCCTGCTCGGGATAGCCTTTTGGATGTGGGCGCCCTCTTGGCTCAATTTGTCTGCTTGCATCGTAATGGCAGGCATGGGATTCACGTCCATCTACCTTCAACTGAATCAGCCTGCAGAGGCATGCAGCCAACCGATGCCGTCCGCATTGCAGTCTCCATCAAGCAGCAACGGCAAGGTTGACCGACGCGTCCTGGCGGATCCCGAAGCCGAAACTATAGTGTCGGTTTCAAAGGGCATCGTACAAGAGACTGGAGCGAGCGGATCTGTATTGATCTTCGACGGGACAGACATTCCTGTTCGGACCGTTTTGGCCGGGTTGGCAAATGGAAAAACGACGGGGGATTTACTGCAAGAATTCCCCATGCTCACCGAGGAGCATATCCATGCCGCGATCGCCTACTCGGCGGCATCGATGATCGCCTCTCCTCCAGCAGAGTCTGCGCGTCAAGGCCCCCGCCTCCACTAA